In Pseudomonas sp. DNDY-54, a genomic segment contains:
- the xylB gene encoding xylulokinase gives MFLGIDCGTQGTKALLLDASSGRVLGQGSASHTLLSGPNGRREQDTEQWTAAFVAATAAALNAAGVDGSGVLGIGVSGQQHGLVTLDDKGQVLRPAKLWCDTESAAENQRLLDWLGGEQGSLQRLGVVIAPGYTVSKLLWMKEQHAERFERIAHILLPHDYLNYWLTGRCASEYGDASGTGYFNVRSRQWDNAILRHIDPTGRLEAALPELIEPHQPVGRIRPELAATLGLNPHALVASGGGDNMMGAIGTGNISPGAITMSLGTSGTLYAFADEARISPQPSVATFCSSSGGWLPLICTMNLTNANGAIRDLLQLDLDQFNALVAQSPIGAKGVTMLPFLNGERVPALPQATASLHGLTADNLTRANLCRAVVEGVTFGLRYGLDLLRESGIRSERIQLIGGGANNPLWRQIVADMMATPVVCTSHSEAAALGGAIQAAWCHARESDSQASLIELCDRCVSLDETTAVEPEPNAVHAYEQAYRRYRDLVSSTYGQQAPPDLMTVAQ, from the coding sequence ATGTTTCTTGGTATCGATTGCGGCACCCAGGGCACCAAAGCATTGCTACTCGACGCCTCTAGCGGGCGTGTCCTGGGCCAGGGCTCGGCGAGCCATACGCTTCTAAGCGGCCCAAACGGACGCCGCGAGCAGGATACCGAGCAGTGGACCGCCGCTTTCGTCGCCGCGACTGCAGCCGCGCTGAATGCCGCCGGTGTCGATGGCAGCGGCGTGCTGGGCATTGGTGTTTCGGGGCAACAGCATGGCCTCGTGACACTCGACGACAAAGGACAGGTGCTTCGTCCGGCCAAATTGTGGTGCGACACGGAATCCGCCGCTGAAAATCAACGGCTGCTCGATTGGTTGGGCGGCGAACAGGGCTCGCTGCAACGCCTCGGCGTGGTCATTGCGCCTGGCTACACGGTGTCAAAACTGCTGTGGATGAAGGAGCAGCATGCTGAGCGCTTCGAGCGCATCGCTCACATCCTGTTGCCCCATGACTACCTCAACTACTGGCTGACCGGACGCTGTGCAAGTGAGTATGGCGATGCCTCAGGGACGGGCTATTTCAACGTCCGGTCCCGCCAATGGGACAATGCCATACTGCGCCATATCGATCCCACGGGCCGGCTCGAAGCGGCGCTGCCCGAGCTGATCGAGCCTCATCAGCCGGTCGGGCGGATCCGTCCTGAATTGGCCGCCACGTTAGGGCTGAATCCCCACGCACTCGTCGCGAGCGGTGGCGGCGACAACATGATGGGCGCGATCGGCACAGGCAATATTTCCCCCGGCGCGATCACCATGAGCCTCGGGACATCCGGCACTCTCTATGCGTTTGCTGACGAAGCCCGTATCAGCCCGCAGCCCTCAGTCGCGACGTTCTGTTCATCCAGCGGCGGCTGGCTGCCGCTGATCTGCACGATGAACCTGACCAATGCGAACGGTGCTATCCGCGATCTGCTACAGCTCGACCTCGATCAGTTCAATGCATTGGTGGCGCAATCTCCGATCGGGGCCAAAGGCGTAACCATGCTGCCATTTCTGAATGGCGAACGCGTCCCCGCCCTGCCCCAGGCCACGGCCAGCCTGCACGGCCTGACCGCCGACAACCTGACCCGAGCCAACCTCTGCCGCGCCGTCGTCGAGGGCGTCACCTTCGGCCTACGCTACGGATTGGATTTGCTGCGTGAGAGTGGGATACGTAGCGAGCGGATACAGCTGATCGGCGGCGGTGCGAACAATCCGCTGTGGCGGCAAATCGTCGCCGACATGATGGCCACGCCCGTGGTCTGCACGTCTCATAGCGAGGCTGCAGCGCTCGGGGGTGCGATCCAAGCCGCTTGGTGTCACGCCAGAGAAAGCGATTCTCAAGCCAGCCTTATCGAGCTTTGCGACCGTTGCGTCAGTCTTGACGAAACAACCGCGGTCGAACCTGAACCCAACGCCGTTCACGCCTATGAACAGGCCTACCGGCGCTACCGGGACCTGGTCAGCAGCACCTATGGTCAGCAAGCGCCACCGGATCTGATGACAGTCGCGCAGTGA